Proteins co-encoded in one Candidatus Angelobacter sp. genomic window:
- a CDS encoding [protein-PII] uridylyltransferase, whose amino-acid sequence MPTLLEKIEADAAGRLPLPPGRQPSQELARYKNFLKVESHRLKMLHHAGAGGREVCRARAAVLDVLLRYILGAVGGTTQVGTKAPPPRFALVAIGGYGRGELNPHSDIDIMFLHSGDTISTARGKPHPYLSALTDGLLYTLWDIGLKVGHSVRTLDDSVRIANSDMQSKTSLIEARFIAGDREMFERLEALVLARCVRGFEDDYIAARLKDQEARRAKFGNSATMQEPNIKNGCGGLRDFQNLTWMAYFKYRTRSLAELEKRELIYEGERKQLEAAYDYLLRVRNDLHYHVNRPADVLTKSLQPAIAHSLGYEDRSPVKRLEAFMGDLYSHMRNVYLITRTLEQRLALLPHPERRLPSFGEIIRSGRHRLRQQLVDGFKCVEGEIYPVSGRVFRDQPRRLMRVFLYAQQRGLRLHPDLAQLIRNQLPLVDRAFLRDQHVRETFLEILDQRGNVAPVLRTMHDVGLLGKYIPEFGKLTCLVQHEFYH is encoded by the coding sequence ATGCCAACGCTATTGGAGAAAATCGAAGCGGATGCCGCGGGACGCCTGCCGCTCCCGCCCGGCCGGCAGCCTTCGCAGGAGCTGGCGCGCTACAAGAATTTTCTCAAGGTCGAATCGCACCGGCTCAAGATGCTCCATCATGCGGGCGCGGGCGGACGCGAAGTGTGCCGTGCCCGCGCGGCTGTCCTGGACGTGCTCCTGCGCTACATCCTCGGCGCGGTAGGGGGCACCACTCAGGTCGGAACGAAAGCGCCGCCGCCGCGGTTTGCCCTGGTGGCCATCGGCGGCTACGGCCGCGGTGAACTGAATCCACACAGCGATATTGACATCATGTTCCTGCACAGCGGAGATACGATATCCACGGCACGCGGCAAGCCTCACCCCTACTTGTCGGCGCTTACAGACGGCCTGCTCTACACGCTCTGGGACATTGGCTTGAAGGTCGGGCACTCGGTGCGGACGCTTGACGATTCGGTCAGGATTGCAAACAGCGACATGCAATCGAAGACATCGCTGATCGAAGCCCGGTTTATCGCAGGGGACCGGGAGATGTTTGAACGGCTGGAAGCGTTGGTGCTGGCGCGGTGCGTGCGCGGATTCGAGGACGATTACATCGCGGCCCGGCTGAAGGACCAGGAGGCGAGGCGGGCGAAGTTCGGTAATTCTGCGACCATGCAGGAGCCAAACATCAAGAACGGGTGCGGCGGTCTGCGAGATTTTCAAAACCTGACCTGGATGGCATATTTCAAGTATCGCACACGCTCTCTGGCGGAGCTGGAAAAGCGCGAGCTGATCTACGAAGGCGAGCGAAAACAGCTTGAGGCGGCCTACGATTATCTGCTTCGAGTGCGCAACGATCTGCATTACCACGTCAATCGTCCGGCGGATGTGCTCACCAAAAGTCTCCAGCCCGCAATCGCGCACAGTCTCGGGTATGAGGATCGATCGCCGGTCAAACGCCTCGAGGCGTTCATGGGCGATCTCTACAGCCACATGCGGAACGTTTACCTCATCACGCGCACCCTCGAACAGCGGCTGGCGCTGCTGCCGCATCCGGAGCGCCGGCTGCCGTCATTCGGTGAAATCATCCGCAGCGGCCGACACCGCCTCCGGCAGCAATTGGTGGACGGTTTCAAATGCGTGGAGGGCGAGATCTATCCGGTGTCCGGCCGGGTGTTTCGCGACCAGCCGAGGCGTTTGATGCGCGTGTTTCTTTACGCCCAGCAGCGGGGATTAAGGCTGCATCCGGACCTGGCGCAGCTGATCCGCAACCAGCTTCCGCTCGTGGACCGCGCGTTTCTCCGCGACCAGCACGTGCGTGAGACGTTCCTGGAAATCCTCGACCAGCGCGGCAATGTGGCCCCGGTTCTGCGGACCATGCACGACGTCGGACTCCTCGGCAAATACATCCCGGAATTCGGCAAACTGACCTGTCTCGTCCAGCACGAGTTCTATCAC
- a CDS encoding sigma-70 family RNA polymerase sigma factor — protein sequence MAADLDPDARLMLSVRRGDRRAFEELVNRYKQPVINFLYRTLGDPVEAEDLSQNVFLQVFKSADRYKVSAKFTTWLFTIARNLCLNEIRRRSRHPAESLDAPHPEHDDQPLRQFEDARNSSPPDALLHGELEEKIQQALGELPDNQRLAILLCRQDELSYDDIARVLGCSLPATKSLIHRGRETLKQKLKPYLRTGSWKGSDK from the coding sequence ATGGCGGCTGATCTCGATCCCGATGCCCGTCTGATGCTGAGCGTCAGGCGCGGCGACCGCCGCGCTTTCGAGGAACTCGTCAACCGCTACAAACAACCGGTAATCAACTTTCTTTACCGGACGCTCGGCGACCCCGTCGAGGCGGAGGATCTCTCCCAGAATGTCTTTCTTCAGGTTTTCAAGTCCGCCGACCGCTACAAGGTTTCTGCCAAATTCACCACCTGGCTTTTCACCATCGCGCGCAATTTGTGCCTGAACGAAATCCGCCGACGCTCACGCCATCCGGCCGAATCGTTGGACGCGCCGCACCCGGAACACGATGACCAGCCGTTGCGCCAGTTTGAGGACGCCAGGAACTCTTCTCCGCCGGACGCGCTGCTCCACGGAGAGCTGGAGGAAAAAATCCAGCAGGCCCTGGGCGAACTGCCGGATAACCAGCGCCTCGCCATCCTGCTTTGCCGGCAGGACGAACTTTCCTACGATGATATTGCCCGCGTGCTCGGCTGCTCGCTCCCGGCTACGAAATCGCTGATCCATCGCGGGCGTGAAACCTTGAAGCAGAAACTGAAGCCGTATTTGCGCACCGGCTCGTGGAAAGGTTCCGACAAATGA
- a CDS encoding DUF3106 domain-containing protein, which yields MTGPHVQAKRSLASLLFFGAVSALLAAQAPDRTAPPPDTRLPPLPQPPVAYFRTLLALNPDELDKTLARVSGPIRTNLLAKLQEYSALTADEREARLRVTEFQWYLGPLMRTPPTNRVAQLALVPDEYRPFVKESLERWDALPPTAQSDFLRIQSATTTERENALRNLSPEQRQRLEQGLAAWSSLPSGKRERMYGSFKRFFELPPREREKTLDALSDDERQEMEKTLQTFEKLPPSQRLACIASFQKFTEMTPADRAQFLKNAERWKEMSPADRQTWRALVTKLPPLPPGFGLPPLPPSPGQKSRPPLPPGTIILTNLSR from the coding sequence ATGACCGGTCCTCACGTGCAAGCGAAGCGTTCCCTGGCCTCTCTGCTTTTCTTCGGGGCCGTAAGCGCCCTCCTTGCAGCCCAGGCGCCTGACAGGACCGCACCACCGCCGGACACGCGGCTTCCTCCTCTGCCGCAGCCGCCGGTGGCTTACTTCCGCACTTTGCTCGCTTTGAACCCGGACGAATTGGACAAGACCCTGGCGCGCGTATCGGGTCCGATCCGGACAAATCTGCTGGCCAAATTGCAGGAATACTCGGCCCTCACGGCGGATGAACGCGAAGCGCGCCTTCGCGTCACGGAATTCCAGTGGTATCTGGGGCCGCTGATGAGAACGCCCCCAACCAATCGCGTCGCGCAACTTGCGCTCGTCCCGGATGAATACCGTCCGTTCGTCAAAGAAAGTCTGGAGCGCTGGGACGCCCTGCCGCCGACCGCACAAAGCGATTTCCTGCGCATCCAATCGGCGACCACGACGGAACGCGAAAACGCCTTGCGGAATCTTTCGCCCGAGCAGCGGCAAAGGCTGGAACAGGGGCTGGCCGCGTGGTCGTCGCTGCCCTCCGGCAAGCGCGAGCGTATGTACGGCAGTTTTAAGCGATTCTTCGAGTTGCCGCCGCGCGAACGAGAAAAAACGCTGGACGCGCTTTCCGACGACGAGCGGCAGGAGATGGAAAAAACCCTGCAGACGTTCGAAAAACTTCCTCCCTCGCAACGGCTGGCCTGCATCGCTTCGTTCCAGAAATTCACCGAGATGACGCCGGCAGATCGCGCACAGTTCCTGAAAAACGCCGAGCGCTGGAAGGAAATGTCCCCCGCTGACCGACAGACCTGGCGCGCGCTCGTGACCAAACTTCCCCCGTTGCCGCCCGGATTTGGCCTGCCGCCGCTCCCGCCCTCGCCCGGACAAAAATCGAGGCCGCCTCTGCCGCCGGGAACGATCATCCTGACAAACTTGTCGCGTTGA
- the lgt gene encoding prolipoprotein diacylglyceryl transferase produces MHKIAFQFGGLTIYWYGVFVALGFLAGLWTASRRALRDSIRAESIVDLGPWLILGTLVGARGLYVLSYWREDFSGRPFWQIFNIRGGGLVFYGGLIGASLTCVLYVRWKKLPLWKTADILAPSIALGHAFGRIGCLMNGCCYGRACELPWAIQFPYGHATYRNRVHPTEIYEAALDFVLYLFLAWLFRRKRFDGQIFALYLLCYAVLRAFVESFRGDYTTYYLGGHATPAQVLSIFIFMAGALLWWALSGRESKAENPKPR; encoded by the coding sequence GTGCACAAGATTGCGTTTCAATTCGGTGGTTTAACCATCTACTGGTATGGTGTGTTTGTCGCCCTGGGGTTCCTCGCCGGGCTTTGGACTGCCAGCCGGCGCGCGCTCCGTGACAGCATTCGAGCTGAAAGCATCGTTGATCTTGGCCCGTGGTTGATTCTCGGCACACTCGTTGGCGCGCGCGGTCTTTATGTCCTTTCCTATTGGCGCGAGGATTTCTCCGGCAGACCGTTTTGGCAGATCTTTAACATCCGGGGCGGCGGACTGGTTTTTTACGGCGGTCTCATCGGCGCGTCGCTCACCTGCGTCCTTTACGTCCGCTGGAAAAAACTCCCGCTCTGGAAAACCGCCGACATCCTCGCGCCCAGCATCGCACTCGGACACGCCTTCGGCCGCATCGGCTGCCTGATGAACGGATGTTGCTATGGCCGCGCCTGCGAACTGCCCTGGGCGATCCAGTTTCCCTACGGCCACGCCACCTACCGGAACCGCGTCCATCCGACGGAAATTTACGAAGCGGCCTTGGATTTTGTTCTCTATTTGTTCCTCGCATGGCTCTTTCGCAGAAAGCGATTTGACGGACAAATCTTCGCGCTGTATCTGCTCTGTTACGCGGTGCTGCGGGCGTTCGTGGAATCGTTCCGCGGCGATTACACGACGTATTATCTTGGCGGGCACGCCACGCCGGCGCAGGTGTTGAGCATTTTTATTTTCATGGCCGGTGCGTTGCTTTGGTGGGCGCTCAGCGGTCGGGAGTCCAAGGCAGAAAATCCAAAGCCGCGATGA
- a CDS encoding RluA family pseudouridine synthase translates to MPSPNETVFLVEESLPHERLDTFLRSHFPTLSRGAIQRLIEQGDICVNGKSVKATHAPRAGETIEIHWPDAKPATAAPQEIPLDILFEDADLLVLNKPPDMVVHPSAGHDDRTLVNALLHHCAGQLSGIGGVARPGIVHRLDKETSGCLVVAKNDPTHLALSTQFAGREVEKIYHGIVCGAVTPERGDIRANIARHPTHRKRMAVTDGSGREAWTSYRVLEHLREATLVEARLHSGRTHQIRVHFKHLGFPIVGDTTYGNRQNNRLTELTGYTASRQMLHAHKLAFKHPRTGKQMNFEAAQPEDFKEAVAELS, encoded by the coding sequence ATGCCCTCACCCAACGAAACCGTTTTCCTCGTCGAAGAATCGCTGCCGCATGAACGGCTCGACACTTTTTTGCGCTCACATTTCCCCACCCTCTCGCGCGGCGCGATCCAACGGCTCATCGAGCAGGGCGACATTTGCGTGAACGGCAAATCTGTCAAGGCCACGCATGCGCCGCGGGCTGGCGAAACGATTGAAATCCACTGGCCCGACGCGAAACCCGCCACAGCGGCGCCCCAGGAAATCCCGCTCGACATACTTTTCGAGGATGCCGATCTGCTCGTGCTCAACAAACCGCCGGACATGGTGGTGCACCCGTCGGCGGGTCACGACGATCGTACCCTCGTGAACGCGCTTCTGCATCATTGCGCCGGCCAACTCAGCGGCATCGGCGGTGTGGCGCGTCCCGGCATCGTGCACCGACTCGACAAGGAAACCAGTGGCTGCCTCGTCGTCGCCAAGAACGATCCGACCCATCTCGCGCTCTCGACACAGTTCGCCGGGCGCGAAGTGGAGAAGATTTATCACGGGATCGTCTGCGGCGCGGTCACGCCGGAACGCGGCGATATCCGGGCAAACATTGCGCGGCATCCCACGCATCGCAAACGCATGGCGGTGACCGACGGCAGCGGGCGTGAGGCCTGGACGAGTTATCGCGTGCTAGAACATCTGCGCGAAGCCACGCTGGTCGAGGCGCGGTTGCACTCGGGCCGCACGCACCAGATTCGCGTTCATTTCAAACATCTCGGCTTTCCGATCGTCGGCGACACGACTTATGGCAACCGACAAAACAATCGGCTGACCGAACTGACCGGCTACACGGCGTCGCGTCAAATGCTCCACGCTCACAAACTCGCCTTCAAACATCCGCGCACCGGAAAACAAATGAACTTTGAAGCGGCGCAACCGGAGGATTTCAAGGAGGCGGTTGCCGAGTTGAGTTGA